From Candidatus Vondammii sp. HM_W22, one genomic window encodes:
- a CDS encoding transposase produces MFKVLHLQHLFNLNDDQTEFQIRDRYGFCRFFGLSGTRCQNGLGVSWAPERMINSFQSC; encoded by the coding sequence ATGTTTAAGGTGTTGCACCTACAGCATTTATTCAATCTGAACGATGATCAAACAGAGTTCCAAATTCGGGATCGCTATGGCTTTTGTCGTTTCTTTGGGCTGAGTGGTACCCGATGCCAAAACGGTTTGGGTGTATCGTGGGCACCTGAAAGAATGATAAACTCTTTTCAGAGCTGTTGA
- a CDS encoding uracil-DNA glycosylase, whose protein sequence is MDDLLRRQYLEAMGIGNWLPRQMEAGQNVAVEQASLAQPEISDPPLEARLSEAAPVAETNDSIPSLLNEAPPLAEEFAPSMAPEEMAHEVPERGIAGLDWKDLNQRVTECQACGLDKTRTKTVFGVGEQTADLMVIGEAPGADEDRKGEPFVGRAGQLLTRMLRAIGLNREQVFIANILKCRPPGNRDPRSDEVQKCEPFLQRQVTLVKPKVILAVGRVAAHNLLKSDETLGRMRGKTFNYNGIPVVVSYHPAYLLRSPEQKAKSWQDLQRTLRLLNHERHS, encoded by the coding sequence ATGGATGATCTGCTGAGGCGACAATATCTCGAAGCCATGGGCATAGGTAACTGGCTGCCCCGACAGATGGAAGCTGGTCAGAATGTGGCTGTGGAGCAAGCGTCGCTAGCGCAACCAGAAATCTCTGATCCACCACTTGAGGCTCGTTTATCCGAAGCAGCACCTGTTGCTGAGACAAATGATTCAATCCCTTCCTTGTTGAATGAGGCTCCTCCTTTGGCTGAGGAATTTGCCCCTTCCATGGCACCTGAAGAAATGGCCCATGAGGTGCCTGAGCGTGGCATTGCCGGGTTGGATTGGAAAGATCTGAATCAGCGAGTAACGGAGTGCCAGGCATGTGGACTTGATAAGACCCGGACCAAGACAGTTTTTGGCGTGGGTGAGCAAACAGCGGACCTGATGGTTATTGGTGAGGCCCCTGGTGCAGATGAGGATCGCAAGGGTGAACCTTTTGTCGGTCGTGCAGGGCAACTATTGACTAGGATGCTCAGGGCCATTGGGCTGAACCGGGAGCAGGTATTTATTGCCAACATTCTAAAATGCAGGCCGCCTGGCAACCGCGATCCGCGCTCTGACGAGGTGCAAAAATGCGAGCCTTTTCTGCAACGGCAGGTGACACTGGTCAAGCCGAAGGTAATACTGGCCGTTGGCAGGGTGGCCGCCCATAATTTACTCAAGTCCGATGAGACCCTCGGCCGGATGCGTGGAAAAACATTCAATTATAATGGTATTCCGGTGGTGGTCAGCTATCATCCAGCCTATCTGTTGCGGTCACCTGAGCAGAAGGCCAAGAGCTGGCAGGATCTGCAGCGCACACTCCGGCTGTTGAATCATGAGCGCCATTCTTAA
- the apbC gene encoding iron-sulfur cluster carrier protein ApbC yields MAEVTKEQIEEAIKSYIEPHMEKDLVSSKAIKGIDIDGDKVKVTVELGFPADGIKAELAAKIKGLVEAVDGVASADVEAGWKVTAHSVQKSLKPIDNVKNIIAVASGKGGVGKSTTAVNLALALTEEGAKVGILDADIYGPSQPRMLGVSGQPESEDGKSLEPLESYSLQAMSIGFLVDEETPMIWRGPMVTQALEQLLNDTNWSDLDYLIIDLPPGTGDTHLTLAQKVPVSGAVIVTTPQDIALLDARKGFKMFEKVEVPILGIVENMSTHICSNCGHEEHIFGEGGGKRMAKQYDVNFLGALPLDIRIREETDGGRPTVVAEPESRISMIYREIARKTTAKLALQAKSYAAKFPSIVIQNN; encoded by the coding sequence ATGGCTGAAGTGACAAAAGAGCAGATTGAAGAGGCGATCAAAAGTTACATTGAGCCTCATATGGAAAAAGATCTGGTAAGTTCTAAAGCAATCAAGGGTATAGATATCGATGGTGACAAGGTAAAGGTCACTGTTGAACTGGGTTTCCCTGCAGACGGTATCAAGGCTGAATTGGCGGCTAAGATAAAAGGGCTGGTCGAGGCTGTTGATGGTGTCGCTTCCGCCGACGTGGAAGCAGGCTGGAAAGTAACCGCACATTCCGTGCAGAAATCCCTGAAGCCTATCGATAACGTTAAGAACATTATTGCCGTTGCTTCGGGCAAGGGTGGTGTTGGTAAATCCACCACTGCTGTCAACCTGGCGTTGGCGCTGACGGAAGAGGGCGCCAAGGTGGGTATTCTGGACGCGGATATATACGGTCCGTCCCAGCCTCGGATGCTCGGTGTTTCAGGTCAGCCGGAGTCCGAAGACGGTAAAAGTCTGGAGCCCTTGGAGAGTTATAGTTTGCAGGCGATGTCCATTGGTTTCCTGGTCGATGAAGAGACCCCGATGATCTGGCGTGGGCCGATGGTTACCCAGGCTCTGGAACAGCTGCTCAACGATACCAACTGGTCTGATCTGGATTATCTGATTATCGATCTGCCGCCGGGTACCGGTGATACCCATCTGACCCTGGCCCAGAAAGTACCTGTTTCCGGTGCAGTGATTGTGACCACACCTCAGGATATCGCCCTGTTGGATGCCCGCAAGGGTTTCAAGATGTTTGAGAAGGTGGAAGTGCCGATACTGGGTATTGTGGAGAACATGAGTACCCACATCTGCTCTAATTGTGGCCACGAAGAGCATATCTTCGGTGAAGGCGGCGGTAAGCGTATGGCGAAACAGTATGACGTTAATTTCCTTGGCGCCCTGCCACTGGATATCCGTATTCGCGAAGAGACCGATGGCGGCAGGCCTACGGTGGTGGCGGAGCCTGAGTCACGCATCTCGATGATCTATCGCGAGATCGCCCGTAAGACAACGGCCAAGTTGGCTCTTCAGGCGAAGAGTTATGCTGCCAAGTTCCCGAGTATCGTTATTCAAAATAACTGA
- the rimI gene encoding ribosomal protein S18-alanine N-acetyltransferase, whose translation MSAILKEPLLHIRPMQQSDIEATMEMELLCYEHPWTEGIFKDCLRVGYCSWVYMLDQRLIGYGIMSVAAGEAHILNLCIHPEHQGKGLARYLLQRLLTLAREHGADTAFLEARSSNRIALGLYESIGFNEIGIRCGYYPAKKGREDAVLLALNLQ comes from the coding sequence ATGAGCGCCATTCTTAAAGAGCCGCTGCTGCATATACGGCCCATGCAGCAGTCGGATATTGAGGCCACAATGGAGATGGAACTGCTCTGTTATGAACACCCCTGGACAGAAGGGATATTCAAGGATTGCCTGCGGGTGGGCTACTGCAGCTGGGTTTACATGCTGGATCAGCGGTTGATCGGCTACGGTATCATGTCCGTTGCGGCGGGTGAAGCGCACATACTGAATCTCTGCATACACCCTGAACACCAGGGAAAGGGGTTGGCGCGATACTTGTTACAGCGCTTGCTTACCCTCGCCCGGGAGCATGGTGCAGATACGGCCTTTCTTGAAGCCCGCTCTTCAAACCGGATTGCACTGGGGCTTTATGAATCCATAGGATTCAATGAAATCGGCATACGCTGTGGTTATTATCCGGCCAAAAAAGGACGGGAAGACGCTGTGCTGCTGGCTTTAAATCTACAGTAG
- a CDS encoding 2-isopropylmalate synthase, whose protein sequence is MSNQDKLIIFDTTLRDGEQSPGASMTKDEKLRIAKALEKMRVDVIEAGFPIASQGDFQAVQAIARVIKNSTVCGLARALEKDIDRAGEAIKEANSGRIHTFIATSPIHMEKKLRMSPDEVVKQAVWAVRHARKYTDDIEFSAEDAGRSDIDFLCRIFEQVIEAGATTINVPDTVGYNLPQQFGETLRTLIERIPNSDKAIFSVHCHNDLGLASANSLAAVLNSARQVECTINGLGERAGNASLEEVVMAVRTRRDLFDCDSELDTTQIVNCSRLVASITGFPVQPNKAIVGANAFAHEAGIHQDGVLKNRETYEIMRAEDVGWVQNRMVLGKHSGRNAFRVRLEELGISFESEKEVNEAFRRFKDLADKKHEIFDDDLQALVTDAGFISENERVKLVSMKVCSETGETPDATVVLTVDAEEQSGRSIGGGPVDATFKAIEEIVQSGAELQLYSVNAITSGTDAQGEVTVRLQRDGRIVNGQGADTDIVIASAKAYVNAFNKLEHEIQRSHPQQDDV, encoded by the coding sequence ATGAGCAATCAGGACAAATTGATTATTTTCGATACCACCTTGCGTGACGGGGAGCAGAGTCCCGGGGCATCCATGACAAAGGATGAAAAGCTCCGCATCGCCAAAGCACTGGAAAAGATGCGGGTGGATGTTATTGAAGCAGGGTTTCCTATCGCCAGCCAGGGCGATTTCCAGGCGGTGCAGGCAATTGCCAGGGTCATTAAAAACAGTACTGTCTGTGGCCTTGCCCGTGCCCTTGAGAAGGATATCGATCGTGCTGGTGAGGCCATCAAAGAGGCCAATTCAGGACGTATACATACGTTCATTGCAACCTCGCCGATCCATATGGAGAAGAAGCTTAGAATGAGCCCTGATGAGGTGGTGAAACAGGCCGTCTGGGCGGTCAGGCACGCTCGTAAATATACCGATGATATCGAGTTCTCGGCGGAAGATGCTGGTCGTTCCGATATCGATTTCCTCTGCCGGATCTTTGAGCAGGTGATTGAGGCGGGAGCCACCACAATCAATGTGCCTGATACGGTTGGCTACAATCTCCCCCAGCAGTTCGGTGAGACCCTCCGTACGCTTATTGAACGAATACCCAACTCAGACAAAGCGATATTTTCTGTCCACTGTCATAACGACCTCGGATTGGCCTCTGCCAACTCTCTGGCAGCAGTACTCAATAGTGCGCGTCAGGTTGAGTGCACGATTAATGGCCTGGGTGAGCGCGCTGGAAATGCCTCCCTCGAAGAGGTGGTGATGGCTGTGCGGACTCGCAGAGATCTGTTTGATTGTGACAGTGAACTGGATACCACTCAGATCGTCAACTGTTCCCGTCTGGTAGCCAGTATCACCGGTTTCCCGGTACAGCCGAACAAGGCGATTGTCGGTGCCAACGCCTTTGCCCATGAAGCAGGTATTCACCAGGATGGTGTACTGAAAAATCGTGAAACATATGAAATCATGCGGGCAGAGGATGTGGGCTGGGTGCAGAACCGCATGGTTTTGGGAAAGCATTCCGGCCGCAATGCTTTCCGCGTCAGATTGGAAGAGTTGGGTATCAGCTTCGAATCTGAAAAAGAGGTGAATGAAGCATTTCGCCGTTTCAAGGATCTTGCAGACAAGAAGCATGAGATCTTTGATGATGACCTTCAGGCCCTGGTGACCGATGCCGGCTTTATTTCCGAAAATGAGCGAGTGAAGCTTGTCTCGATGAAAGTCTGCTCAGAGACTGGTGAGACACCGGATGCCACCGTGGTACTCACTGTGGATGCCGAAGAACAGTCGGGCAGATCGATTGGCGGCGGGCCGGTGGATGCGACTTTCAAAGCGATAGAGGAGATAGTTCAGAGTGGTGCGGAGCTGCAACTCTACTCAGTGAATGCAATCACCAGCGGGACAGATGCCCAGGGTGAGGTGACCGTCCGCCTACAGAGAGACGGGCGTATTGTCAATGGGCAGGGTGCGGATACGGATATTGTCATCGCATCAGCCAAGGCCTATGTCAACGCCTTCAACAAACTTGAACATGAGATACAAAGATCCCACCCCCAGCAAGATGATGTCTGA